A single genomic interval of Zunongwangia sp. HGR-M22 harbors:
- a CDS encoding C40 family peptidase, translated as MKIKKYSFWTLVLAVVLVSCNEKPKNASEEKNQAQIVIDSLENVYAPDGRVALFDIEAEKNAEGFTIEGETNMPEAAEDLEKVLKQKGIKFTSNIETLPDAEGLENQTIGVIKISVANLREEPRHASQLVTQATLGMPVKVYKKEGSWYYIQTPEGYLAWVDYGGIQNMTKEEFADWKSKEKLIYLNPYGKSLKSAKNDAEVVSDLVAGDILELTSEENNFYGISYPDGRTAFVPKTEAKPYKSWLENLDVDGETLVATGEKLMGLPYLWGGTSPKGVDCSGFTKTVYFLNGMVIPRDASQQIHTGVLVDSTKNFDNLVAGDLLFFGKPKTDSTKERVIHVGMWIGDHKFIHAMGDVHISTMDTTAEDFDEYNYNRYLRTKRILNEKDKGLQYLKEQDIFTE; from the coding sequence ATGAAGATAAAAAAATATAGTTTTTGGACATTAGTTTTAGCAGTGGTATTGGTAAGCTGTAACGAGAAACCTAAGAATGCTTCCGAAGAAAAAAATCAGGCACAAATAGTCATTGATAGTTTGGAGAATGTGTATGCGCCAGATGGCAGAGTAGCGTTGTTTGATATTGAAGCTGAAAAAAATGCTGAGGGTTTTACGATCGAAGGAGAAACCAATATGCCCGAAGCTGCAGAAGATTTAGAGAAAGTATTGAAGCAAAAAGGAATTAAATTCACCTCGAATATTGAAACTTTACCGGATGCTGAAGGTTTAGAAAATCAAACAATAGGTGTAATCAAAATTTCGGTAGCGAATCTTCGTGAAGAACCTCGCCACGCTTCGCAATTAGTTACTCAGGCAACATTGGGAATGCCGGTAAAAGTGTATAAAAAGGAGGGAAGTTGGTATTATATTCAAACTCCAGAAGGATATTTGGCTTGGGTAGATTATGGTGGCATTCAGAATATGACTAAAGAAGAATTTGCTGACTGGAAATCTAAAGAAAAACTGATCTACTTAAATCCTTACGGGAAATCGCTAAAATCAGCTAAAAATGACGCTGAGGTAGTTTCCGATCTTGTTGCCGGAGATATTTTAGAATTAACTTCAGAAGAAAACAATTTCTACGGTATTTCGTATCCTGATGGCAGAACAGCTTTTGTACCAAAAACAGAAGCAAAACCTTATAAAAGCTGGTTAGAAAATCTTGATGTTGATGGGGAAACCTTAGTTGCAACCGGTGAAAAATTAATGGGACTTCCTTATTTGTGGGGAGGAACTTCACCAAAAGGAGTAGATTGTAGTGGTTTTACCAAAACGGTTTACTTTTTAAATGGAATGGTAATTCCACGTGATGCTTCGCAACAAATTCATACCGGAGTTTTGGTCGATTCTACCAAAAACTTCGATAATCTGGTAGCGGGTGATTTGTTATTCTTCGGAAAACCAAAAACTGATTCTACTAAAGAACGCGTAATTCATGTAGGAATGTGGATTGGCGATCACAAGTTTATCCATGCTATGGGCGATGTTCACATCAGCACGATGGACACTACCGCTGAAGATTTCGACGAATATAACTATAACCGTTATCTACGAACCAAAAGAATTTTAAACGAAAAAGACAAAGGATTACAGTATTTAAAGGAACAGGATATTTTTACGGAGTAG
- the lgt gene encoding prolipoprotein diacylglyceryl transferase — MKEGILYWDMDPVIFWITDSFPLKYYGLFFMTGLFLGYFIVKAIYKKENIPVQDLDNLLTYIILGTLIGARLGHCLFYQPDYFLSRPLELFLPIQKIGESYQFVGYQGLASHGGAIGVLIAIILYCKKYQVNVLWLLDRVAIGIPVTGAFIRFGNFMNSEIYGKPTHANWGVVFMRDDMIPRHPTQLYEAFSYLLISVILYRVYKSENIRIKNGQLFGLFLILLFLARFIIEFFKENQVAFEDSLTLNMGQWLSVPFIIAGTMLVVWKRNNLINTE; from the coding sequence GTGAAAGAAGGTATACTATATTGGGATATGGATCCCGTAATCTTTTGGATTACCGATTCTTTTCCGCTGAAATATTACGGCTTATTTTTTATGACCGGTCTATTCTTAGGCTATTTTATTGTAAAAGCTATTTACAAAAAAGAGAATATACCGGTTCAGGATTTAGATAACTTGCTTACTTATATCATTTTAGGGACGCTTATTGGAGCAAGATTAGGCCATTGTTTGTTTTATCAACCCGACTATTTTTTGAGTCGGCCGCTAGAACTATTTTTACCTATTCAAAAAATAGGAGAATCCTATCAATTTGTAGGATATCAAGGTCTGGCCAGTCATGGTGGTGCAATTGGTGTTTTGATAGCTATTATACTTTATTGTAAAAAATATCAGGTAAATGTCTTATGGTTATTGGATAGAGTTGCCATTGGTATTCCGGTGACCGGTGCTTTTATACGTTTTGGTAATTTTATGAATTCAGAAATCTATGGAAAACCAACCCATGCGAATTGGGGAGTAGTTTTTATGCGAGATGATATGATTCCAAGGCATCCTACTCAACTTTACGAAGCATTTTCATATTTATTGATTTCAGTGATTTTGTATAGGGTTTACAAATCAGAAAATATCAGAATTAAAAATGGGCAATTATTTGGTCTCTTTTTAATACTGCTATTTTTGGCTCGTTTTATTATTGAATTTTTTAAAGAGAATCAAGTCGCTTTTGAAGATAGCCTTACGTTAAATATGGGACAGTGGTTAAGTGTTCCTTTTATAATTGCAGGTACAATGCTAGTAGTTTGGAAAAGGAATAATTTGATTAATACTGAATAG
- the ggt gene encoding gamma-glutamyltransferase — protein MKIKYSINLVILSGLLLFSCKSKYPETSEAKITGEIAEKAMIVSARKEASKIGVAIMKNGGNAFDAMFATEMALAVSYPFAGNLGGGGFMVYRTSDGEIGTLDYREKAPLAASKNMYLDENGNVIDGESTLGAMASGVPGTIAGIFKAHEKFGNLPIQQLLKPVIELAEKGVVVTQKQEERLQKYREVLMQVNKDTILFTKNYSEGDTIKNIALANTLKRISKNGRSEFYGGETGQKMLAFLQNQGGILTEEDLKKYEAKWRNPVRVQYKDYQIISMPPPSSGGIVLGEILKMIEPFPLEEYNQNSTKYIQVLTEAERRAYADRSFYLGDSDFYEVPQDTLLSTSYLSGRMADFSFDEATASSSIKHGVISGYESNETTHYSIVDTEGNAVSVTTTLNGAYGSKLYIPELGFFMNNEMNDFSLKPGVPNMFGLIGAEANAIEPEKRMLSSMTPTIIEKEGKLWMVVGSPGGSTIITSVLQTFLNVAEFDLSMQEAVSAKRFHHQWLPDEIMMEPEGFSEKTIKELQQKGYHINQKESRIIGKVDAIRVLPNGNLEGGADPRGDDTAIGF, from the coding sequence ATGAAAATCAAATACTCTATTAACCTAGTAATTCTATCGGGTTTATTATTATTTTCTTGTAAATCCAAATATCCGGAAACTTCAGAAGCAAAAATAACCGGTGAAATTGCCGAAAAAGCAATGATCGTTTCTGCGAGAAAAGAAGCCTCTAAAATAGGTGTAGCGATCATGAAAAATGGCGGAAACGCTTTTGACGCCATGTTCGCTACTGAAATGGCTTTGGCGGTAAGTTACCCGTTTGCCGGTAATTTAGGGGGCGGCGGTTTTATGGTATATCGCACTTCCGATGGTGAAATAGGTACGTTAGATTATCGCGAAAAAGCACCCTTAGCGGCATCAAAAAACATGTATTTAGATGAAAATGGAAATGTAATTGATGGCGAAAGTACATTAGGAGCTATGGCCTCTGGAGTTCCGGGAACTATTGCAGGAATATTCAAAGCACATGAAAAATTTGGGAATTTACCAATTCAACAATTACTGAAACCAGTTATCGAATTAGCCGAAAAAGGCGTTGTGGTTACCCAAAAACAAGAAGAGCGATTACAAAAATATCGTGAGGTTTTAATGCAGGTAAATAAAGATACTATTCTTTTCACTAAAAATTATTCCGAGGGCGATACTATTAAAAATATAGCTTTAGCCAATACTTTAAAACGAATTTCTAAAAATGGAAGAAGCGAATTTTATGGAGGCGAAACCGGTCAAAAAATGTTGGCATTTCTGCAAAACCAAGGCGGAATTTTAACGGAAGAAGATTTGAAAAAATATGAGGCTAAATGGCGAAATCCGGTTCGTGTTCAATACAAAGATTATCAAATAATTTCGATGCCACCTCCTTCTAGCGGCGGAATTGTATTAGGGGAAATTTTAAAGATGATCGAACCATTTCCGCTAGAAGAATACAATCAAAATTCAACAAAATATATTCAGGTTTTAACCGAAGCTGAACGAAGAGCGTATGCAGATAGAAGCTTTTATTTAGGCGATTCCGATTTTTATGAGGTACCGCAAGATACCTTATTATCCACTTCATATTTAAGCGGTAGAATGGCCGATTTTAGTTTTGATGAAGCTACTGCTTCTTCTTCCATAAAACACGGTGTAATTAGCGGATACGAGAGCAACGAAACCACTCATTATTCGATTGTCGATACTGAAGGAAATGCGGTGTCGGTAACAACTACGTTAAACGGAGCCTATGGATCGAAATTATACATCCCTGAACTCGGTTTTTTTATGAATAATGAAATGAACGATTTCAGCTTAAAACCGGGAGTACCCAATATGTTCGGATTAATAGGTGCAGAAGCCAATGCGATTGAACCCGAAAAGCGAATGCTTAGTTCGATGACGCCTACCATTATTGAAAAGGAAGGAAAACTTTGGATGGTAGTAGGTTCACCGGGAGGTTCTACCATTATCACTTCAGTATTGCAAACCTTTTTAAATGTTGCTGAATTTGATTTATCCATGCAAGAAGCTGTTTCAGCAAAACGCTTTCACCATCAGTGGTTGCCCGATGAAATTATGATGGAACCTGAAGGGTTTTCAGAAAAAACAATCAAAGAACTTCAACAGAAAGGATATCATATTAATCAAAAAGAATCTAGAATTATCGGTAAAGTAGATGCAATAAGAGTATTGCCTAACGGTAATTTAGAAGGAGGGGCCGACCCCAGAGGCGATGATACCGCTATCGGCTTTTAA
- a CDS encoding TonB-dependent receptor — MNKIFTLFFLLIGSSILAQQDNITGNVTDENSEPLPGVSIQLKGTQTGTVTDFDGNFSIEAELGETLVFTFVGFEKKEVEITKTNLQIQLVSGTNLEEVVLVGSRNRSRTVTESAVPVDVLDVEELQVSVPQVNVNQILNYVAPSFTSTTQSLSDGTDHIDPASLRGLGPDQVLVLINGKRRHTSSLINVNGTFGRGSVGTDLNAIPAAAIKRIEVLRDGAAAQYGSDAIAGVINVVLKDEVNTLNFNVTTGANVSRNANEQTGGIDGESVNVAASYGIPLGENGGFINFSGDFDYRDSYNRMKVWEGDIFNAYNAVEWRANQDNADISDLSNQQIQNYAQQVDYFSNDFKSEIAQANDRATLQNLLGRDVTEEELAARGLNRSDFNMRVGQSELRGGRLFANFALPLDDNGTELYAFSGLSSRKGNAAGFYRLPNQSRTYTPYYINGFLPEINSKITDKSIAAGIRGKVGDWNVDFSNTWGENEFMYIISNTSNASLEGTSPTTFDAGGYSFSQNTTNLDVSQFYPEIFEGFNVAFGAEYRLENYNIIAGEEKSYSQYTEDGTIITNSSQQPATDFFGSARAGGAQVFPGFTPDNAISRQRNSVAAYADFEADVTEDFLLTLAGRFENYSDFGSTLNFKVASRYKLTENLNLRAAVNTGFRAPSLHQIYYNSTSTVFDDFGDPVQVGTFSNDSRAAKLLGIPDLKEETSKSASLGITAKIPDANLTITADAYFVAIDDRVVYTGRFSDDDPDSEISQILRSANAESAAFFANAIDTESNGLDVVITQNTYFDNGWKLKNDLAGTFTQTKRVGDIHASPLLQGKLDTYFSEDNRIYLEESVPRTKINLTNVLTVNYFNFFVRNVYFGEVTQPSNTLANQEIYSGKVVTDLSVGYNFSESVNLTIGANNLFDLYPDKNRVEDNRSSGRFDWPRNAQFGIGGRYLFARLHLNLD; from the coding sequence ATGAACAAAATTTTTACCCTATTCTTTTTGCTTATTGGCAGTAGTATACTCGCACAGCAAGATAATATAACGGGAAATGTAACCGATGAAAATTCTGAGCCTTTACCGGGTGTAAGTATTCAGCTTAAAGGAACACAAACCGGAACGGTAACCGATTTTGACGGCAATTTTAGTATTGAAGCTGAATTAGGAGAAACACTGGTTTTTACTTTTGTAGGATTTGAAAAAAAGGAAGTAGAAATAACGAAAACCAATTTACAAATTCAATTAGTAAGCGGGACTAACTTAGAAGAAGTGGTATTAGTTGGTTCCAGAAACCGAAGTAGAACAGTTACTGAGTCTGCCGTTCCGGTAGATGTCTTGGATGTTGAAGAGCTTCAGGTTTCTGTACCACAGGTCAATGTAAACCAGATTCTTAATTACGTAGCGCCTTCATTTACCTCTACTACTCAGTCTTTATCAGACGGGACAGATCATATCGATCCGGCTTCGCTACGTGGTTTAGGGCCAGATCAGGTTTTGGTATTAATCAACGGGAAACGTCGGCATACTTCTTCTTTAATTAATGTAAATGGAACTTTTGGTAGAGGTAGTGTGGGGACCGATTTAAATGCAATTCCTGCAGCGGCAATCAAAAGAATTGAAGTATTACGAGACGGTGCTGCAGCGCAATACGGATCTGATGCAATTGCCGGTGTTATAAATGTGGTTTTAAAAGATGAGGTGAACACCCTTAATTTTAATGTAACTACGGGTGCAAATGTATCTCGAAATGCGAATGAACAAACTGGTGGAATAGATGGTGAAAGCGTTAATGTAGCGGCGAGTTACGGAATTCCATTAGGCGAAAATGGCGGTTTTATAAATTTCTCTGGAGACTTTGATTATCGGGATTCGTATAACCGAATGAAAGTTTGGGAAGGTGATATTTTTAATGCCTACAACGCAGTTGAGTGGCGGGCTAACCAAGACAATGCTGATATTAGTGATTTATCCAATCAGCAAATTCAAAATTATGCGCAGCAGGTAGATTATTTTTCTAACGATTTTAAAAGTGAAATAGCTCAGGCTAACGATCGTGCTACGCTGCAAAATTTATTAGGAAGAGATGTCACTGAAGAAGAGTTGGCTGCACGTGGTTTGAATCGATCTGATTTTAATATGCGCGTAGGACAATCGGAATTAAGGGGTGGTCGTTTATTTGCCAATTTTGCATTACCATTAGATGATAATGGAACCGAGCTTTATGCTTTTAGTGGTTTAAGTTCCAGAAAAGGAAATGCAGCCGGATTTTACCGATTACCGAATCAAAGCCGTACGTACACGCCATATTACATTAACGGATTTTTACCAGAAATAAATTCTAAAATCACTGATAAATCTATAGCTGCCGGAATACGTGGAAAAGTGGGAGACTGGAATGTAGATTTTAGTAATACTTGGGGAGAAAATGAATTTATGTATATCATTTCAAATACGTCTAATGCTTCTTTAGAAGGAACTAGCCCAACCACTTTTGATGCCGGTGGATATTCTTTTTCTCAAAACACGACCAACCTTGATGTTTCTCAGTTTTATCCTGAAATTTTTGAAGGTTTCAATGTAGCTTTTGGTGCCGAATATCGATTGGAAAATTACAATATTATTGCTGGTGAAGAAAAATCGTATTCGCAATATACCGAAGATGGAACTATTATTACGAACTCCAGCCAGCAACCGGCAACCGATTTCTTTGGCAGTGCAAGAGCAGGCGGAGCACAGGTTTTTCCTGGTTTTACGCCAGATAATGCTATTTCCAGACAGCGAAATAGTGTCGCTGCTTATGCCGATTTTGAAGCCGATGTAACCGAAGATTTTCTATTGACTTTGGCCGGAAGATTTGAAAATTATTCTGATTTTGGATCGACCTTAAATTTTAAAGTAGCTTCCAGATATAAACTTACTGAAAATTTAAATCTACGAGCAGCGGTGAATACAGGTTTTAGAGCACCTTCGTTACACCAAATTTATTATAATTCAACTTCTACTGTTTTTGATGATTTTGGAGATCCGGTACAAGTAGGAACCTTTTCTAATGATAGTAGAGCGGCAAAGTTGTTGGGAATTCCAGATTTAAAAGAAGAAACTTCTAAAAGTGCTAGTTTAGGAATAACGGCTAAAATCCCAGATGCCAATTTAACCATTACTGCAGATGCTTATTTTGTAGCGATAGATGATCGTGTGGTTTACACAGGGCGTTTTAGTGACGATGATCCGGATTCAGAAATTAGTCAGATTCTTAGAAGTGCAAATGCTGAATCTGCTGCGTTTTTTGCCAATGCGATAGATACCGAATCTAATGGGCTGGATGTGGTAATTACACAAAACACCTATTTTGATAATGGTTGGAAACTGAAAAATGATTTGGCCGGTACTTTTACGCAAACTAAAAGAGTTGGGGACATTCATGCTTCCCCTTTACTACAAGGAAAACTAGATACTTATTTTTCTGAAGACAATCGTATTTATTTAGAAGAATCCGTTCCTAGAACTAAAATCAATCTTACTAATGTATTGACTGTAAACTATTTTAATTTTTTCGTTCGTAATGTGTATTTTGGTGAGGTAACCCAACCTTCAAACACTCTTGCGAATCAAGAAATTTATTCGGGAAAAGTGGTAACCGATCTTTCAGTAGGTTATAATTTTTCAGAATCGGTTAATTTAACAATCGGAGCTAATAATCTGTTTGATTTATATCCAGATAAAAACCGGGTGGAAGATAACCGTAGTAGCGGAAGGTTCGATTGGCCCAGAAATGCTCAATTTGGCATTGGCGGGCGCTATCTATTTGCCAGATTACATCTAAATTTAGATTAA
- a CDS encoding N-acetylmuramoyl-L-alanine amidase, which yields MYYYRKFLILVGLGLMISCSSNPYRTTNKVYAKKAKAYAKELSKFPLEETQNDSALNYGEYPVGTTNFNLRRPNFVVIHHTAQDSTIQTLNTFTIPKTQVSSHYLIGDDGEVFHMLNNYYRAWHGGIGQWGHTTDLNSSSIGIELDNNGKEPFSEAQISSLLEVLKQLKEDYKIPAENFIGHLDIAPGRKVDPSADFPWERLAEEGYGIWYDEEAIENIQFENEFFKENPLKIDNIDPIFSERIPILDKFLFPNVIPANFDIAEALRIIGYNVDDLDAAIKSFQIHFLQEKEHVDGILNAEEIKILYNLYRKSL from the coding sequence ATGTACTATTATAGAAAATTTTTGATTTTAGTGGGTTTGGGTTTGATGATCTCATGTTCTTCAAACCCTTACCGAACTACCAATAAAGTTTATGCAAAAAAGGCGAAAGCCTATGCAAAAGAGCTTAGTAAGTTTCCGCTTGAAGAAACCCAGAACGACTCCGCACTCAATTATGGTGAGTATCCGGTGGGAACTACTAATTTTAATCTTCGACGCCCAAACTTTGTAGTGATCCATCATACCGCTCAGGATTCTACAATTCAAACACTAAATACGTTTACCATTCCAAAAACTCAGGTAAGTTCTCATTATTTAATTGGTGATGACGGAGAAGTTTTCCATATGCTCAACAATTACTATCGTGCCTGGCATGGTGGTATTGGCCAGTGGGGACACACTACAGATCTTAATTCCTCTTCAATAGGTATTGAACTTGATAATAACGGCAAAGAACCTTTTTCTGAAGCTCAAATTTCAAGCTTACTTGAAGTTTTAAAACAGCTAAAAGAAGACTATAAAATTCCTGCGGAAAACTTTATTGGCCATTTAGATATTGCTCCCGGAAGAAAAGTGGATCCTAGCGCCGATTTTCCCTGGGAACGTTTAGCTGAAGAAGGCTACGGAATATGGTATGATGAAGAAGCTATCGAAAATATTCAATTTGAAAATGAATTTTTCAAAGAAAATCCGTTGAAAATAGACAATATTGATCCTATTTTTAGCGAGCGAATCCCTATCCTTGATAAATTTTTATTTCCGAACGTAATTCCGGCTAATTTCGATATTGCTGAAGCTTTGAGAATTATAGGTTACAATGTTGACGATCTTGATGCGGCAATTAAAAGCTTTCAAATCCACTTTCTTCAGGAAAAAGAACATGTAGACGGCATTTTAAATGCTGAAGAAATTAAAATTCTTTATAATTTATATCGAAAATCGCTTTAG
- the nagB gene encoding glucosamine-6-phosphate deaminase, translating to MARLNLLEETRFEKLPVKVYQDEETASVKVAKRIAKIIKKKQEEGKKAVLGLATGATPVKVYEELIRLHKEDGLSFKNVITFNLDEYYPMQPDENQSYVKFMDENLFNHIDIPRENINIPDGTLDKEDIAAFCLQYEKKITEVGGLDLQILGIGRTGHIGFNEPGSAPNSGTRLVTLDDLTRRDASRDFGGKENVPTKAITMGIGTIFKAREIILMAWSKKKASIIKKAVEGEISGSVPATYLQLNDHVEFILDEDAASELTRFDTPWLVKDCSWGKDQIKKAVIWLSNAVNKPILKLTDEDYNSHGMAQLATEKGPAYNINIDVFNQLQHTITGWPGGKPNADDTQRPERAEPAKKRSIIFSPHPDDDVISMGGTFIRLVDQGHDVHVAYQTSGNTAVWDTDVLRYVEFAIDFNKSIGEDTSKLKEIYNNFNKFIAEKRPNDIDLREIMDVKGFIRKTEAIAGARYAGLKDEKIHFMALPFYETGKKLKSPVTEEDVQITMNLLQKVKPHQIFAAGDFADPHGTHVVCFNIIIEAMNRLRETEEWTKDCWLWMYRGAWQEFDMHDIEMAVPLSPQEVARKREAIFKHQSQKDTPVFPGDDEREFWVRAEERNSETALEYHNLGLANYEAIEAFVRWKF from the coding sequence ATGGCCAGATTAAATCTCTTAGAAGAAACACGTTTTGAGAAGCTCCCCGTTAAAGTATATCAAGACGAGGAAACAGCATCTGTAAAAGTTGCAAAGCGTATTGCTAAGATCATCAAGAAAAAACAGGAAGAAGGTAAAAAAGCTGTTTTAGGTCTTGCTACTGGAGCTACTCCTGTAAAAGTATATGAAGAGCTTATTCGCCTTCACAAGGAAGATGGGCTTAGCTTCAAAAACGTTATCACTTTTAATCTGGACGAATATTACCCTATGCAGCCAGATGAAAACCAGAGCTACGTAAAGTTTATGGACGAGAATCTGTTTAATCATATTGATATTCCAAGAGAAAATATCAATATTCCAGATGGGACTCTAGATAAAGAAGATATCGCTGCATTTTGTTTACAGTATGAAAAAAAGATTACCGAAGTTGGCGGTTTAGATCTTCAGATTTTAGGTATTGGTAGAACAGGGCATATTGGTTTTAACGAGCCAGGATCTGCGCCCAATAGCGGTACACGTTTAGTAACGCTGGACGACCTAACAAGACGCGATGCCTCTCGTGATTTTGGTGGTAAAGAGAATGTACCTACTAAAGCCATAACCATGGGAATTGGTACTATCTTCAAAGCTCGCGAAATTATTTTGATGGCGTGGAGCAAAAAGAAAGCTTCAATTATTAAAAAGGCTGTTGAAGGTGAAATTTCTGGAAGCGTACCAGCAACCTACCTTCAATTAAACGATCATGTTGAATTTATTTTAGATGAAGATGCTGCTTCAGAATTAACAAGATTCGACACCCCTTGGCTAGTAAAAGACTGTAGCTGGGGTAAAGATCAAATTAAAAAAGCTGTGATTTGGTTATCTAATGCGGTTAATAAGCCAATCTTAAAATTAACCGACGAGGATTACAACAGCCACGGTATGGCGCAGCTAGCTACAGAAAAAGGGCCAGCTTACAACATAAATATCGACGTATTTAACCAATTACAACATACCATTACCGGATGGCCTGGTGGAAAACCAAACGCAGACGATACTCAGCGTCCAGAACGTGCCGAGCCTGCTAAAAAACGTTCGATAATATTTAGCCCACACCCAGATGACGATGTAATTTCTATGGGAGGTACTTTTATAAGATTGGTAGACCAGGGACACGATGTGCATGTGGCTTATCAAACTTCAGGAAATACCGCTGTTTGGGATACTGATGTATTACGTTATGTAGAATTTGCCATCGATTTTAATAAAAGCATTGGTGAAGATACTAGCAAGCTAAAAGAGATTTACAATAACTTCAATAAATTTATTGCTGAAAAACGTCCAAATGACATTGACCTCCGTGAGATCATGGATGTAAAAGGGTTTATTCGTAAAACTGAAGCTATTGCAGGTGCTCGTTATGCCGGTTTAAAAGACGAGAAGATTCATTTTATGGCTTTGCCGTTTTACGAAACTGGTAAGAAATTAAAAAGTCCGGTAACTGAAGAAGATGTGCAAATAACGATGAATTTACTTCAAAAAGTAAAACCGCATCAAATTTTTGCAGCCGGTGATTTTGCCGATCCACACGGTACACATGTAGTTTGTTTCAATATTATCATTGAAGCTATGAACAGACTTAGAGAAACGGAAGAATGGACTAAAGACTGCTGGTTATGGATGTATCGTGGTGCATGGCAGGAGTTTGATATGCACGATATCGAAATGGCTGTACCACTTTCTCCACAAGAAGTGGCTAGAAAACGTGAAGCTATATTTAAGCACCAGTCACAAAAAGATACTCCGGTATTCCCTGGGGATGACGAGCGCGAATTTTGGGTACGTGCCGAGGAACGTAACAGCGAAACAGCATTAGAATATCATAATCTTGGTTTAGCAAATTATGAAGCTATAGAAGCCTTTGTTAGATGGAAATTCTAG
- a CDS encoding ROK family transcriptional regulator, translating to MSLHLKDFLIEEALIKDMSNVERKKVHQKTRIIKHMFLNGDTSNAEICSKFGISLPTSMALVNQLLEDGMVIKKGRGKSEGGRKPDLYGLKEHSFFVLSIHIERFKIKLALIDNNHSIVKEETLETQISPNSNIVDLLYDFSEEFLKVSEVDDAKIMGVGISMPGLVSSEEGKNYTYYLTEQDPASLRDKFETRFKKPVAILNDAKSASLAEFHFGLAKDKENVLVISMDWGVGLGIIMGGKIHSGVSGFAGEFGHIPMVEDGMLCHCGKRGCLETEASGLALVRKVKEGLQQGQTSVLNSLSPQALEKLEPDTIVEAANKGDQFAINSLSEIGMSLGKGIAILIQIFNPELIVLEGKIAKAKQFITTPIQQSMNIYCMMQLKEKTNIELSNLGNNSSLYGGTIAVMDSIFKNQISIIKSHLS from the coding sequence ATGAGTCTACATTTAAAGGATTTTCTAATTGAAGAAGCTCTTATCAAAGATATGAGCAATGTTGAGCGAAAAAAAGTACATCAAAAGACCAGAATCATAAAACATATGTTTCTAAATGGTGATACATCTAATGCAGAAATTTGCTCAAAATTTGGCATAAGTCTCCCAACTTCTATGGCCCTTGTTAACCAACTGCTAGAAGATGGCATGGTAATTAAAAAAGGGAGAGGAAAATCTGAAGGTGGTCGTAAACCCGATCTTTACGGATTAAAAGAACATTCCTTTTTTGTATTAAGTATACATATAGAGCGATTTAAAATAAAATTGGCTCTTATCGATAATAACCACAGTATTGTTAAAGAGGAGACTTTAGAAACACAAATTTCTCCAAATTCTAATATTGTAGATCTACTTTACGATTTCTCAGAAGAATTTTTAAAAGTATCAGAGGTAGATGATGCAAAAATAATGGGGGTAGGTATAAGTATGCCGGGATTAGTTTCTTCGGAAGAAGGAAAAAATTACACGTATTATTTAACCGAACAAGATCCTGCATCCCTTCGAGATAAATTCGAAACTAGATTTAAAAAACCAGTTGCGATTCTTAACGACGCAAAGAGTGCTTCTTTAGCTGAATTTCATTTTGGTTTGGCCAAAGACAAAGAAAATGTACTCGTAATTTCTATGGATTGGGGTGTTGGACTAGGAATTATTATGGGCGGAAAAATCCATTCTGGAGTTTCGGGTTTTGCCGGTGAATTTGGGCATATCCCAATGGTGGAAGACGGTATGTTATGCCACTGCGGAAAAAGAGGCTGTTTAGAAACAGAAGCCTCGGGTTTAGCATTGGTTAGAAAAGTAAAAGAAGGACTTCAGCAAGGGCAAACTTCAGTTTTAAATAGTCTTTCTCCACAAGCTTTAGAAAAATTAGAACCAGATACTATTGTAGAAGCGGCTAATAAGGGCGATCAATTCGCTATAAATTCACTTTCTGAAATAGGAATGAGTTTAGGAAAAGGAATCGCTATTCTTATTCAAATTTTTAATCCTGAATTAATTGTTCTTGAAGGAAAAATCGCCAAAGCAAAACAATTTATAACAACACCAATTCAGCAATCCATGAATATTTATTGCATGATGCAGCTGAAAGAAAAAACAAATATAGAATTATCGAATCTGGGAAATAATTCTAGCCTTTACGGTGGCACTATCGCTGTAATGGATAGTATTTTTAAAAATCAGATTTCAATTATAAAATCACATTTAAGTTAA